In the genome of Limanda limanda chromosome 15, fLimLim1.1, whole genome shotgun sequence, one region contains:
- the ism1 gene encoding isthmin-1 has protein sequence MVRVAAELLLLLGLLLLTLHITVLRSSPLPQGNVTRSLEQDTALTENNINVKSSSSAHLAPEDRRSGPEHRLALPWAHGSNVHRDGAGTFILDLHNFPDLSKADINGQNPNIQVTIEVVDGLEGHEPEKGLRKESKPSWASPNWRNWWPRTSSSSSSSTTTTHQAGEHERSYGSNSEDSNFLRPPADWDRRGGAGGGSKAQAEYDYMDGEGDWSNWSACSVTCGNGNQKRTRSCGYACTATESRTCDMPNCPGIEDAFKTAATEVSLLAGTDEFNATELFGVDTDSCERWMNCKSEFLKKYMTKVANDLPSCPCSYPTEVAYSVAEVHDAPSQKDFRWKDASGPKEKLEIYKPTARYCIRSMLTLESTTLAAQHCCYDDSMKLITRGKGAGTPNLISIEFSADLHYKVDILPWIICKGDWSRYNQARPPNNGQKCPDNPQDEDYYKQFEEAREF, from the exons AACAACATCAACGTAAAAAGCAGCTCCTCGGCCCACCTGGCTCCTGAAGACCGGCGGTCCGGTCCGGAGCACCGGCTGGCCCTGCCCTGGGCGCACGGCAGCAACGTGCACAGGGACGGCGCCGGCACTTTCATCCTGGATCTGCATAACTTCCCCGACCTCTCCAAAGCCGACATCAATGGCCAGAATCCCAACATCCAG GTGACCATCGAAGTGGTGGATGGACTGGAGGGCCACGAGCCGGAGAAGGGCCTCCGCAAGGAAAGCAAACCCAGCTGGGCTTCTCCCAACTGGAGGAACTGGTGGCCTCgcacctcctcctcgtcctcctcctccaccaccaccacccatcAGGCCGGGGAGCACGAGCGCTCCTACGGGAGCAACAGCGAGGACAGCAACTTCCTCCGGCCGCCGGCAGACTGGGACCGGAGAGGAGGCGCCGGGGGAGGAAGCAAAGCTCAAGCGGAATATG ACTATATGGACGGAGAGGGGGACTGGAGTAACTGGTCAGCGTGCAGTGTGACCTGTGGGAACGGGAACCAGAAGAGGACCCGGTCCTGTGGTTACGCCTGCACGGCCACAGAGTCCAGGACCTGCGACATGCCCAACTGTCCAG GTATCGAGGATGCCTTCAAGACAGCAGCGACTGAAGTCAGCCTGTTAGCCGGAACAGATGAGTTCAATGCCACAGAGCTCTTTGGTGTCG ACACCGACAGCTGTGAGCGATGGATGAACTGCAAGAGCGAATTCCTGAAGAAGTACATGACCAAGGTGGCAAACGACCTCCCCAGCTGCCCTTGCTCTTACCCGACGGAGGTGGCTTACAGCGTAGCGGAGGTACACGACGCCCCCAGCCAGAAAGATTTCCGCTGGAAAGACGCCAGCGGGCCGAAAGAGAAGCTGGAGATCTACAAACCCACCGCACGCTACTGCATCCGCTCCATGCTGACGCTGGAGTCCACCACGCTGGCCGCGCAGCACTGTTGCTACGACGACAGCATGAAGCTCATCACCCGCGGGAAAGGGGCCGGCACGCCCAACCTCATCAGCATAGAGTTCTCAGCTGACCTGCACTATAAGGTGGACATCCTGCCCTGGATCATCTGCAAAGGGGACTGGAGCCGCTACAACCAGGCCAGGCCGCCCAACAACGGGCAGAAGTGTCCCGACAACCCTCAGGATGAGGACTACTACAAACAGTTTGAAGAAGCAAGGGAATTCTAA